Genomic window (Mobula hypostoma chromosome 25, sMobHyp1.1, whole genome shotgun sequence):
CAGTCTTTTCCCTGGGGAATGGAAAGATCCACTGGATGTGCTGTTTTATTTCTCCTGACGGAAACTCCCAGTTTCCTCCTCCCCCCTCAGCTCCCTGCGTTGGTGCTATTTGAGCTAAGCACTGCTATCCGATCTCACTTGCACTATGCACAGTTGTTCATTCTCTGCGTTCCCTCAGCATGTCTCTGCCAACACAGCAgccacagttccagtctcctcGGCCATGCGCTCATGCTCTCTactctgggtcttgcctctggtccTCCTCCTGCTGCCCTCGGGGTCAAGTTGCCCCAAAGGCTGTATCTGTAAAGATGCACATACCATAGACTGTAGGGACTTGGGACTCTCTGATCTGCCGACCGGCATCTTCCCTCTAGTTGTTAGGAAGCTCCTGATGAGCAACAACCAAATCCAGGAGATACCAGCTGACTTCTTCATGTACTATGGCGACCTGGTCTACCTAGACCTCAGCAACAACTCACTATCCACCATCAGTAAAGGAACCTTCAGTACCACAAAACTGATCTACTTGGACCTGAGATACAACAACTTCTCCCAGCTGAGTTCTGGTGCCTTTAGCTCGGCACACAGGCTGATCATGCTACGACTGGGGAACAATCCAAACCTGGAGAAGGTGGACAAGGAAGCCTTCCAGAGTTTGAACGTCCTCCAGGTGTTGGAGCTGAACGACAATGCGCTGGAGGTCTTGAGCGTCACGGTCCTCAGTTCTTTACCATCCCTTCGGACACTGAGGCTAGAGGGAAACCCCTGGCTCTGTAACTGTACTTTCGCTCATCTTTTCCTCTGGTTGAAAGACAATGCTGATGTTCTGCCCACAGGTTAGTGCTCATCACTGTCACTGCTTCCTCTACTGTTTAGAGTAAGTGAGCATCATTTTCAATGGCAGGGACCGAACAAATATTAAATATGATGAAAATTAATGTTTTTCAATCATATTTGAGTAAAGGGAAATAAGGGAAAATACCGTATATAGCTGTCAGTGTTGAAGATCGGTCACTTCTGCCAGGAATTAGGTGGAATGCTATGCTAAGTCTCTCACTTATCATTAGAGTTCCTGCTCCTGACTGTTATGCGATGGCTCACAAAACACCTCTGGACTTGTCTATCTGTTCCGACTCTGGTAGAGTCACACTCCAGCTGGGAGCCTGCGGAAGAGGGAAGAAAGATAAATTACATTAGTATACACATTCATCAGATGAATAGTTATGTAAATTGGCAAACAAAAGAAGTTAATTGGCAGGTTAGTATTTGCATACTAGCATGCCCTGACCAAGAGGTTTTAATTACTAATAGATTGTCAttttcaatgaaaaaataataagATCAATTCTCTTTATGTAtgagtgattgtgtgtgtgtgtgtgtgtgtgtgtgtgttgtggtagGCTGGAAGGGGGTGTCCGTCAGAATTGTTTAAGTCCAAGCTAATGATGTTTTCTCCAAGAAGTCCCAGATAGACTGACTAGCTCAGGGTTAAATAGATCAGCCAGGACTTTCAGGTTAGATCTATTTCTGCAGTGGATGGAACAATCTTATCAGGCAGTAGGTCTTATGGGGATTGGCCTCTGCATCTCGGCACTAGAATAGCACTGGGAAGGTTAAGGGTAGTGCTTTGGTAGAGTACTTGTTCTTGATTAGTTTTCATCTGCCCTGCTAGAGGAGGTAGTGTgtgggggtgagagagaaagagagggagagggttagaaagagtgaaagaaagagagagaaaaaaggggggggagagatagagagaatgagagaaagagagaaagggagagagagaggggagagagagaaatgaagagagaaagagaaagagagagagagagagaaagagagagaacacGCAGACTGAAGACCACCTAAGGATGAACTGTGATGCTTTCCTTAGTTAAACAGCCTGCTTGCTCTCACTACTGACGCTCACAAATAAAGAACGAGTGGTGTCAGATTATCTATCAGCATCCAAGTAAATGGGATCACTGGTTTCAGGAGGCTGCCTGTACAGGGACAGGTTCAGTGCTAGCTGCTCCCGTATGATATAATTCTCAGGCACCCGTGCATATGTGTATTGTATCTGCATGTTTAACAATCCCCCACCAACGTGGATCTACACAAACTGCAGAGTGCGTCCTAGAAGACCAGTattagaaaataaagaaattgacTTGATATTAACCTTCTGGTGTAGCCTTTGAAGCCTTCAAACTCAAATCAGAAATTAAGTAACAGTTTGGTAATACTTCTGGGCCCTGTAGCTGTTTTGGCTTCTAGAGAATATTGTCACAGTCTGAAAGACTTGTTTACTGCTAGATGTACACTTGGGGAGTCCATCCCAGCAACTTCCTACACaatacaagaaaatgaaactcaggattgtgtatggtgacatataagtactttaatagtacttttattttaaactttgaacttgaactttgatatcTCCAGAGTACAGCTTGGACATTAATTGTCCCTCAGCAGCAATAGAATTGCATTCAGTCGCCTGAGCAAAGGAAGAAATAAaacatcctcttgctcttcatcattattggtgtctgtgtgtgagtgtatgtctgtctgtgtgagtatGTTTgtctatgtctgtgtgtgtgtgtgtgtgtgtgtgtgtgtgtatgtttgtgtctgtgtgtctatgtctgagtatgtgtgtgtgtgtatctgtgtctgtgtgagcaTGTTTGTGTCTGTGTCAATGTgcatgagtgtgtatgtgtgtgcacgtgcgtgtctgtgtgagtatatttgtgtctgtgtgtctatgtctgtgtcagtgtgtgtgagtacgtatgtttgtgtgtgtctctgtgtgagtatgtttgtgtctgtgtgtccatgtctgtgtcagtgtgtgtgagtacgtgtgtgtgtgtgtgcgtgtgtgtgtgtgtgtgtgtgtgtgtgtctgtgtctgtgtgtgtgagtgattgtTTTATCGCATAGTAAGAGGTTTGAT
Coding sequences:
- the LOC134337762 gene encoding leucine-rich repeat-containing protein 38-like, with translation MHSCSFSAFPQHVSANTAATVPVSSAMRSCSLLWVLPLVLLLLPSGSSCPKGCICKDAHTIDCRDLGLSDLPTGIFPLVVRKLLMSNNQIQEIPADFFMYYGDLVYLDLSNNSLSTISKGTFSTTKLIYLDLRYNNFSQLSSGAFSSAHRLIMLRLGNNPNLEKVDKEAFQSLNVLQVLELNDNALEVLSVTVLSSLPSLRTLRLEGNPWLCNCTFAHLFLWLKDNADVLPTGFGAIQCSLPRDRRKVTLSELSDNSFNECEYSLTLTDYLIIFFSGVCVSITAITTSFFLANMAQCFQRLGLFKDNDEEEDY